A genomic segment from Salvia splendens isolate huo1 chromosome 13, SspV2, whole genome shotgun sequence encodes:
- the LOC121760891 gene encoding protein argonaute 2-like, translating to MSIDQLQSSLEVHEQRMKKKATTSLEHMLQAKMSIQEDKKFEPGTSRGGYNRGRGRGRGYRGRGGRSQNYHYEGGRGQNYQNRGGRGQNYQNGGGRQNFTYRGRGRNSYGQRGRGRGQYRGGYSQTYNQPGFDKANVECYTCHEFGHYSYECPTAGNTRSNQQVHYADGGDNNEQVISTSLFTHKGLEGDQCSTWYLDTGASNHMCGNKELFVELKETSYGDVTFGDSSKVAVQGKGNILIKLKNGNHGFIYDVYYVPAMKSNILSLGQLAGERI from the coding sequence ATGTCTATCGACCAGCTGCAGAGTAGCTTGGAAGTTCACGAACAACGTATGAAGAAAAAGGCGACTACTTCACTTGAACATATGCTACAAGCAAAGATGTCAATACAAGAAGACAAGAAGTTTGAGCCTGGGACATCACGTGGTGGATACAACCGAGGTCGAGGCCGAGGTCGAGGCTATCGTGGCCGAGGAGGACGCAGCCAAAATTACCATTACGAAGGAGGACGTGGCCAGAATTACCAAAATCGAGGAGGACGAGGCCAGAATTATCAAAACGGGGGAGGACGTCAAAATTTCACCTACCGTGGCAGAGGTCGAAATTCTTATGGACAACGAGGACGAGGAAGAGGACAATATAGAGGCGGTTATTCTCAAACCTATAATCAACCCGGGTTTGATAAAGCAAATGTCGAGTGCTATACTTGTCACGAATTCGGGCATTACAGCTATGAATGTCCAACAGCCGGAAATACCAGATCCAACCAACAAGTCCATTATGCCGATGGTGGAGACAATAATGAGCAGGTAATTTCAACCTCTCTTTTTACTCATAAAGGACTTGAGGGTGATCAGTGCAGCACGTGGTACTTGGATACTGGAGCTAGTAACCACATGTGCGGGAACAAGGAACTCTTCGTGGAGCTGAAGGAGACATCTTATGGGGATGTTACTTTTGGAGATTCCTCCAAAGTAGCGGTGCAAGGAAAAGGTAATATCTTGATTAAGTTGAAGAATGGAAATCATGGCTTTATATATGACGTCTATTATGTGCCTGCCATGAAGAGCAATATTTTGAGTCTTGGTCAATTGGCTGGAGAAAGGATTTGA
- the LOC121760892 gene encoding probable leucine-rich repeat receptor-like protein kinase At2g33170 gives MDCTLAFATTNTNIDRSSLLALKSHITFDPLNLLRENWTTETSVCNWIGITCDPINNRVTKLNISNMQLVGTIPHEIGNLSSLVLLDMNENSFHGPIPASIFNISSIQVITLRGNALSSELPIDMCKHSLHNLKLLRISSTKLYGEIPSSLGLCSNLELLSLYNNSHDGVVPKHIGNLTLLTRLFLGLNSLTGDIPKEIGHLHLLNSLWMESNKFTGPVPQDICNIPKEIGYLNNLEMLNMASTGLDGSIPKEIGNMTSLQYIYLDNNALSGAIPQEIVQLDNLLVLSIDSNKLTGTLPSTFSNMSSVNYISLSHNMLNGTLPKEIGNMKALQELYLINNSLTGIIPGELFTFKIRNIDLSNNHFEGFVPSTIETSHNLTYLHLANNRLSGFIPSTFGNLINLTTLMLYSNNFIGEIPSSICKLRSLQFLHLSDNSLHGPIPKCLGELSKSLQVLHLKGNKFQGLIPPSFPQGCALESLNLNSNNLKGTLPQTLGNCGKLQVLDVGSNAIQDGFPFWMEDLVDLRVLVLRDNRFNGRMLLPIAYGEISSDAPFVKLQVFDISQNEFSGPLPTRYLTTFPAMMNAKEDFSEESNC, from the exons ATGGACTGCACCTTAGCCTTTGCAACCACCAATACCAATATCGATCGCTCTTCACTTCTTGCCTTAAAATCTCATATCACATTTGATCCTCTCAATTTACTGAGAGAGAATTGGACTACCGAAACATCTGTTTGTAACTGGATAGGAATTACATGTGATCCTATCAATAACCGTGTCACCAAGTTGAATATTTCTAATATGCAGCTCGTAGGCACCATTCCACATGAAATCGGAAATCTTTCTTCTCTGGTTTTACTAGATATGAATGAGAACTCCTTCCACGGTCCGATTCCGGCCTCCATCTTCAACATCTCATCCATACAAGTAATAACTTTGAGAGGTAATGCTTTGTCAAGTGAGCTACCAATCGACATGTGCAAGCACAGTCTTCACAACCTCAAATTACTTCGTATATCTTCCACTAAGCTGTATGGAGAAATACCATCGAGCTTGGGCCTATGTTCAAACCTTGAGCTACTTTCCTTGTACAACAATAGCCATGATGGAGTGGTGCCAAAACATATTGGAAACTTGACGCTGCTCACTCGATTATTCCTTGGGCTCAACAGTTTAACTG GTGATATTCCAAAAGAGATTGGTCATCTTCACCTGTTAAATTCATTGTGGATGGAATCTAACAAATTTACAGGACCAGTACCTCAAGATATTT GTAATATTCCCAAAGAGATTGGTTATCTTAATAATTTAGAGATGTTAAACATGGCATCCACTGGACTTGATGGATCAATTCCAAAAGAAATTGGAAACATGACATCCCTTCAGTATATATACCTTGACAACAATGCATTAAGTG GTGCTATTCCACAAGAGATTGTCCAGCTTGATAATTTACTAGTGTTGTCCATTGATTCCAACAAGTTGACGGGCACTTTACCGTCGACTTTTTCTAACATGTCTTCAGTGAATTATATTTCATTAAGTCATAACATGCTTAATGGGACACTGCCAAAAGAAATTGGCAACATGAAAGCACTCCAAGAGTTATACCTCATTAACAATAGTTTAACCG GTATCATTCCTGGAGAGTTGTTCACTTTTAAAATTAGGAATATTGATCTCTCCAATAACCATTTTGAAGGCTTCGTACCTTCCACCATTGAAACATCCCATAACTTAACTTATCTCCACTTGGCAAATAACAGACTCTCGGGCTTTATACCTTCCACCTTTGGAAATCTCATCAACCTAACAACCCTAATGCTCTACTCCAACAACTTCATTGGAGAGATTCCCTCATCCATTTGCAAATTGAGATCCCTCCAATTCCTCCATCTATCAGACAACAGTCTGCACGGCCCAATACCAAAGTGTTTAGGAGAGCTGAGTAAATCCTTGCAGGTTCTGCATTTGAAGGGAAATAAATTTCAGGGCCTCATTCCTCCATCCTTTCCTCAGGGCTGCGCTCTCGAGTCTCTGAACCTCAACAGCAATAACCTAAAAGGAACACTTCCACAAACCCTAGGAAATTGTGGGAAGCTGCAAGTTCTTGATGTCGGAAGCAATGCGATACAAGATGGTTTTCCCTTTTGGATGGAAGATCTCGTTGATCTCCGAGTCCTTGTTTTGAGAGATAACAGATTCAACGGTAGGATGCTTCTACCCATTGCTTATGGTGAGATAAGTAGTGATGCTCCATTTGTGAAGTTGCAAGTGTTTGATATATCTCAGAATGAATTCAGTGGACCCCTTCCAACTAGATATTTAACCACCTTCCCAGCCATGATGAATGCCAAGGAAGATTTTTCAGAAGAGAGTAACTGTTGA